The proteins below are encoded in one region of Plutella xylostella chromosome Z, ilPluXylo3.1, whole genome shotgun sequence:
- the LOC105394165 gene encoding protein abrupt isoform X4 — protein MSIQQFCLRWNNHQPNFISVFTTLLNTESLVDVTLAAEGRHLQAHKVVLSACSVYFQTLFTENPSRHPIVILKDVKYSDLRIMVDFMYYGEVNVSQEQLPQVLETAKMLKIKGLTEMPESTSLTRSQGSISEFVSHNDEDQQRLSSSPCNSPSAKRRKFRRLSNGSQQPAMEAAGLEPARQDAVTLSSLPQRRYRDERAVDAQQQTEETPNNMHSDDPLLMETNPPGLSQGGQWNMMEHAYPRYSCVGGGAAAGATAGAAGGAVQDGMGGYMLNHMGLELGEYGAVQPSPGPSCADPPAPDPPAPAKRRRTSNPQAEENFQRALEAVRFGGIGFCKAARMFGVNNRTLWLEYKKKGYPNNRPSIKSRIKREHTTPPPETKDEQPAEQQLLVCPPHAAHAAHAVPVVGFIDSRPGDYPLHSLAHHSPINLHQLNFNTMQ, from the exons ATGTCGATCCAACAGTTCTGCCTACGTTGGAACAACCACCAGCCCAACTTCATCTCGGTATTCACCACTCTGCTCAACACCGAGTCGCTGGTGGACGTCACCCTGGCCGCTGAGGGCCGGCACCTCCAAGCGCACAAGGTCGTCTTGTCGGCATGCAGCGTCTACTTTCAG ACGCTGTTCACGGAGAATCCGTCGCGACACCCGATCGTGATCCTCAAGGACGTGAAATACTCGGACCTGCGCATCATGGTCGACTTCATGTACTATGGGGAGGTCAACGTGTCACAGGAGCAACTGCCTCAG GTGCTAGAGACGGCCAAGATGTTGAAGATCAAGGGCCTGACGGAGATGCCTGAGTCCACCTCGCTCACCCGCTCCCAGGGGTCTATCTCAGAGTTCGTGTCGCACAATGACGAAGACCAGCAGAGGCTGAGCTCGTCCCCTTGCAACTCACCATCTGCTAAACGAAGGAA GTTCCGCCGCCTATCCAACGGCAGCCAGCAGCCGGCGATGGAGGCGGCGGGCTTGGAGCCGGCGCGGCAGGACGCCGTCACGCTCAGCAGCCTGCCGCAGCGCCGCTACCGCGACGAGCGCGCCGTCGACGCGCAACAACAG ACTGAAGAGACGCCGAACAACATGCACAGCGACGACCCGCTGCTGATGGAGACCAACCCGCCCGGCCTCTCCCAGG GAGGACAGTGGAATATGATGGAGCACGCGTACCCGCGGTACTCGTGCGTAgggggcggggcggcggcgggggcgacagcgggggcggcggggggcgcggtgCAGGACGGCATGGGCGGCTACATGCTGAACCACATGGGGCTGGAGCTGGGCGAGTACGGCGCCGTGCAGCCGTCGCCGGGCCCGTCGTGCGCGGACCCGCCGGCGCCCgacccgcccgcgcccgccaaGCGCCGCCGCACCTCCAACCCGCAGGCCGAGGAGAACTTCCAGCGCGCGCTCGAGGCCGTGCGCTTCGGCGGCATCGGCTTCTGCAAGGCGGCGCGCATGTTCGGCGTCAACAACCGCACGCTGTGGCTCGAGTACAAGAAGAAGGGCTACCCCAACAACCGGCCCAGCATCAAGAGCCGCATCAAGCGCGAGCACACCACGCCGCCGCCCGAGACCAAGGACGAGCAGCCGGCGGAGCAGCAGCTGTTGGTGTGTCCGCCGCACGCCGCGCACGCCGCGCACGCCGTGCCCGTCGTCGGCTTCATCGACTCGCGCCCCGGCGACTACCCGCTGCACTCGCTCGCGCACCACTCGCCCATCAACTTGCACCAGCTCAACTTCAACACGATGCAATAG
- the LOC125491289 gene encoding nuclear pore complex protein Nup153-like, which produces MSTVFTNNKGKRSRSSSNEGNNSFVKNVTSRMTGLLPATITKWFSSPSTTSNGSAQAADSDSSTEDEAADPGPAQPPPSKRMRFSPSANCTNFAETNAAESRTYDVPDHPEPCTSNSSVVQTPSTRTFRRDPEFVSTPLATTSEKSVDKSERDTTTYKTHTVSQLRRSVTRNRKSLFHNDSSASADASIKACEKTLQNTVQDLKQPYFKASLLGSPFYSGRTMYGGASSSKYLNQPNVTQRKVAVVNESNNADNTVSSAARRVMDLLEHYSSPLMEAKRIPPYTKKLNHSVNNHSFTLPPNSTFENRIKSYKTQELYVPSVATFLRVKQRNRLMDSTSSARQIMASQSSTAHLYPASDTQDKEPSKYTAKVKSRLTRPKRGENSDFENDMLTPVELPTGTLQIDHNNLPKFSFGDATTPLCSTPHPSSRLANPLSSSKSITAKTIISKNDNFKFSSPIRISHDEAEDDVDSKFTFGSPDRTVAKTAAAPLPPLSSLVATTNSKDWKCTDCLVPNKSDAVKCVCCGGQRPAPAADRPPKCVVCKLANSAANKDKCVNCEKTQTNSLSKSTDSSKWKCDSCWVSNDEGVSKCVCCGATRPGAPAAAAAAPAAQWKCDDCWVSNKSELDKCACCGGAKPGAKKTTATPALAASTGFKFGIQPAAGTPAIPTAPTVPTGFKFGVQSNTDTNKTPISNSWNSTNSNPKITLNNSESSAKIADWRCDDCWVMNKGGYEQCAACGGAKPAATAPAPPTASFSTPSCPPPPPARWECSSCLVKNDNNRMRCICCEAEKPGTKSEALKNSFNFGATPNLSFKFGIDAAATKTDAVTAKPLEDVTKKLESETNNNTLPKAPTFSFATPDKKSVSSVTDKDKPTFSFGMPAKTESQTSSTNFLSTPVKVASVNNEEKEQEVPKMPELPKTNAVVATPAEGKQAPASASTGSSGSLFKLPESDQGDKPKKPLFGSFLDSGAGKESTENKFVINPDSKSSPFMNKTETESKSISSANAATTTAAAAPATAAAVFTFNPVTTSEAPSFSFTAKTTPAIAPKFVNGDSDTFRASPFPAASSAAAQKPPAFSFGTSTAFKPSEGAPMFGGSSSGAVTFGAATTAAPTFGSTAAPTFGAPATTAAPTFGAPTTTAPPAFGAPATTAAPTFGAPATTAAPTFGAPSTAAPTFGAAASTPAPTFGSAVTNSAAPTFGSSVTNSAAPTFGSAVSNSAAPTFGSAATNSVPTFGSAVTNSAAPTFGSAATNSAVPTFGSAATNSAVPTFGSAVTNSPAPTFGSPAAAPALTFGSAASSTAPKFTANLNNSGSTFGGASFSFGGGMFSQQAAAPAPQFGAGSNMFAAPAAAPAANPAPAPAPAFNFGTPQAAGVFGFGQQQQPPQAGIYNFGAAAAGSPSVQFNMGSGAAQGSMVNTAGRKIRRATRRANQR; this is translated from the exons ATGAGTACAGTTTTTACAAACAACAAGGGAAAGCGGTCTCGGTCGTCGTCCAACGAAGGAAACAAT TCCTTCGTGAAGAATGTGACGTCACGCATGACGGGGCTGCTCCCCGCTACCATCACCAAGTGGTTCAGCAGTCCGTCGACGACGTCCAACGGGTCGGCGCAGGCGGCTGACTCCGACTCGTCCACTGAGGACGAGGCGGCGGATCCCGGGCCCGCGCAGCCGCCGCCCTCCAAGCGGATGAGGTTCTCACCAAGTGCGAACTGCACCAACTTTGCTGAG ACAAACGCAGCAGAGAGCAGAACGTACGACGTGCCGGATCACCCAGAGCCGTGCACCTCAAACAGCAGTGTGGTGCAGACGCCGAGCACTCGCACCTTCCGGAGGGATCCCGAGTTTGTCTCCACACCGCTGGCCACAACCTCGGAGAAATCAGTGGACAAGAGTGAAAGAGACACCACCACCTACAAAACACACACTGTCTCACAGTTACGACGTTCTGTCACGAGGAACAGAAAGTCGTTGTTCCACAATGATTCTAGTGCCAGCGCTGACGCTTCTATCAAGGCTTGTG AGAAAACCTTACAAAACACAGTCCAAGATTTGAAGCAGCCATATTTCAAAGCGAGCTTGCTTGGTTCACCATTTTATTCAGGCCGGACCATGTATGGTGGCGCAAGCAGCTCAAAGTATCTAAATCAACCAAATGTCACACAGAGAAAGGTTGCAGTTGTGAACGAATCCAATAACGCCGACAACACAGTTAGCTCGGCAGCCAGAAGAGTTATGGATCTGCTAGAACATTACTCCTCCCCACTGATGGAAGCTAAGAGGATACCACCATATACGAAAAAATTAAATCACAGCGTAAACAACCATAGTTTCACTCTTCCTCCCAATAGCACATTCGAGAATAGGATCAAAT CGTACAAAACGCAAGAGCTATACGTGCCGAGCGTCGCGACGTTCCTGCGGGTGAAGCAGCGTAACCGGCTGATGGACTCCACGTCCTCCGCGCGCCAGATCATGGCGTCGCAGAGCAGCACGGCGCACCTCTACCCCGCCAGCGACAC ACAAGATAAAGAACCAAGCAAATACACAGCCAAAGTGAAGTCGCGGTTGACGAGACCAAAACGTGGCGAAAACAGTGATTTCGAAAATGACATGTTGACTCCCGTTGAGCTGCCGACCGGGACGTTGCAGATAGACCACAACAATCTGCCCAAGTTCTCGTTCGGAGACGCGACGACGCCGCTGTGCTCCACCCCGCACCCGAGCTCGCGGCTCGCCAACCCACTGAGCTCGTCTAAATCCATCACAGCAAAAACAATTATATCCAAAAACGACAACTTTAAATTCTCTAGCCCCATTAGAATATCACACGACGAGGCCGAAGATGATGTAGATTCCAAATTCACATTCGGCAGCCCCGACCGGACCGTCGCCAAGacggccgccgcgccgctgccCCCTCTGTCCTCCCTCGTAGCTACCACCAACTCGAAAGACTGGAAATGTACAGATTGCCTGGTTCCAAACAAGTCGGACGCGGTGAAGTGCGTGTGTTGCGGCGGCcagcgccccgcgcccgccgccgacCGCCCGCCCAAGTGCGTCGTGTGCAAGCTCGCCAACAGTGCAGCGAATAAAGACAAGTGTGTCAACTGTGAAAAGACGCAAACGAATAGTTTAAGTAAATCTACAGACTCATCCAAATGGAAATGCGACAGTTGTTGGGTGAGCAATGACGAAGGTGTGAGTAAGTGTGTGTGTTGCGGGGCGACGAGGCCgggcgcgcccgccgccgccgccgccgccccggcTGCGCAGTGGAAGTGCGACGACTGCTGGGTCTCCAACAAGAGTGAGCTCGACAAGTGTGCGTGTTGCGGCGGCGCCAAACCAGGAGCCAAGAAAACCACGGCTACTCCAGCCCTCGCCGCCTCTACTGGATTCAAATTTGGCATCCAGCCGGCCGCAGGCACCCCCGCCATCCCCACCGCTCCCACCGTTCCCACTGGATTTAAATTCGGTGTCCAGTCGAACACAGATACCAATAAGACACCAATAAGTAATAGCTGGAATAGCACAAACTCAAATCCTAAAATTACGCTGAACAACTCTGAATCCAGCGCGAAAATCGCCGACTGGCGATGCGACGACTGCTGGGTGATGAACAAAGGTGGGTATGAGCAATGCGCGGCGTGCGGCGGCGCCAAGCCGGCCGCcaccgcccccgcgccgcccaccGCCAGCTTCAGCACCCCCAGTTgcccaccaccaccaccagcCAGGTGGGAATGTAGCAGTTGTTTGGTCAAAAACGACAATAACAGAATGAGATGCATCTGCTGCGAAGCCGAGAAACCGGGTACAAAGAGCGAAGCGTTGAAAAACTCCTTCAACTTCGGAGCGACCCCCAATTTGTCGTTCAAATTCGGCATCGACGCTGCGGCGACTAAAACTGACGCAGTCACCGCGAAGCCACTCGAAGACGTCACTAAGAAACTGGAGTCGGAAACAAATAACAACACATTACCCAAAGCACCCACATTCTCGTTTGCGACTCCGGACAAAAAGAGCGTAAGTTCAGTTACAGACAAAGACAAGCCGACCTTCAGTTTCGGAATGCCAGCCAAGACAGAGTCGCAAACATCTAGTACAAACTTCCTCAGTACCCCTGTGAAGGTAGCAAGTGTGAATAATGAAGAGAAAGAACAAGAAGTTCCTAAGATGCCCGAGTTGCCGAAGACTAACGCTGTGGTCGCGACGCCGGCCGAGGGCAAGCAAGCCCCCGCGTCCGCCTCCACGGGCTCCTCAGGTAGTCTCTTCAAATTACCGGAGTCAGATCAAGGAGATAAACCGAAGAAACCCCTGTTCGGGTCTTTCCTGGACTCAGGCGCGGGTAAAGAAAGCACAGAAAACAAATTTGTGATTAATCCGGATTCGAAATCCAGCCCGTTCATGAATAAAACTGAAACCGAGAGCAAAAGTATCTCCAGTGCGAATGCGGCGACGACGACCGCCGCGGCCGCTCcggccaccgccgccgccgtcttCACCTTCAACCCCGTCACCACAAGTGAAGCGCCCAGCTTTAGCTTCACAGCCAAGACGACGCCGGCGATCGCGCCAAAGTTCGTCAACGGTGACTCAGACACGTTCCGAGCCAGCCCGTTCCCCGCCGCGtcctccgccgccgcgcagAAACCTCCCGCCTTCTCCTTCGGCACCTCGACGGCCTTCAAGCCGAGCGAGGGCGCGCCCATGTTCGGAGGCTCGAGCTCCGGCGCGGTGACGTTCGGCGCCGCCACCACCGCCGCGCCCACGTTCGGCTCTACCGCCGCGCCTACCTTCGGCGCGCCCGCGACAACAGCCGCGCCTACGTTCGGAGCGCCCACGACCACCGCCCCGCCTGCATTCGGCGCGCCCGCGACTACCGCCGCGCCCACGTTCGGCGCGCCCGCTACCACCGCCGCGCCTACATTCGGAGCGCCGAGCACCGCGGCTCCTACGTTCGGAGCGGCCGCCAGCACCCCCGCGCCTACCTTCGGCAGCGCAGTTACCAACTCGGCGGCACCCACGTTTGGAAGCTCAGTGACCAACTCAGCCGCGCCTACATTCGGCAGCGCAGTCAGCAACTCGGCGGCTCCCACATTCGGCAGCGCAGCGACCAACTCGGTGCCTACCTTCGGCAGCGCGGTGACTAACTCGGCCGCGCCTACGTTTGGCAGCGCGGCCACTAACTCAGCAGTGCCTACATTTGGCAGCGCAGCGACTAACTCAGCTGTGCCCACGTTCGGCAGCGCGGTGACCAACTCGCCGGCGCCTACATTCGGTAGCCCGgcggccgcgcccgcgctcACATTCGGAAGCGCGGCGAGCTCCACTGCGCCTAAATTTACCGCCAACCTGAATAACTCCGGCAGTACATTCGGCGGAGCGTCATTCTCGTTCGGCGGCGGCATGTTCAGCCagcaggcggcggcgcccgcgccccAGTTCGGAGCGGGCTCCAACATGttcgccgcccccgccgccgcgcccgccgctaatcccgcccccgcccccgcaccCGCCTTCAACTTTGGCACACCGCAAGCTGCAGGTGTTTTCGGCTTCGGACAG CAGCAACAGCCGCCTCAGGCCGGGATCTACAACTTCGGTGCGGCAGCGGCCGGCTCGCCCTCCGTGCAGTTCAACATGGGATCGGG AGCGGCACAAGGCAGCATGGTGAACACGGCCGGCCGCAAGATACGCCGGGCGACACGGCGCGCCAACCAGCGGTGA
- the LOC105394165 gene encoding longitudinals lacking protein, isoforms H/M/V isoform X3: MSIQQFCLRWNNHQPNFISVFTTLLNTESLVDVTLAAEGRHLQAHKVVLSACSVYFQTLFTENPSRHPIVILKDVKYSDLRIMVDFMYYGEVNVSQEQLPQVLETAKMLKIKGLTEMPESTSLTRSQGSISEFVSHNDEDQQRLSSSPCNSPSAKRRKFRRLSNGSQQPAMEAAGLEPARQDAVTLSSLPQRRYRDERAVDAQQQVQTEETPNNMHSDDPLLMETNPPGLSQGGQWNMMEHAYPRYSCVGGGAAAGATAGAAGGAVQDGMGGYMLNHMGLELGEYGAVQPSPGPSCADPPAPDPPAPAKRRRTSNPQAEENFQRALEAVRFGGIGFCKAARMFGVNNRTLWLEYKKKGYPNNRPSIKSRIKREHTTPPPETKDEQPAEQQLLVCPPHAAHAAHAVPVVGFIDSRPGDYPLHSLAHHSPINLHQLNFNTMQ; this comes from the exons ATGTCGATCCAACAGTTCTGCCTACGTTGGAACAACCACCAGCCCAACTTCATCTCGGTATTCACCACTCTGCTCAACACCGAGTCGCTGGTGGACGTCACCCTGGCCGCTGAGGGCCGGCACCTCCAAGCGCACAAGGTCGTCTTGTCGGCATGCAGCGTCTACTTTCAG ACGCTGTTCACGGAGAATCCGTCGCGACACCCGATCGTGATCCTCAAGGACGTGAAATACTCGGACCTGCGCATCATGGTCGACTTCATGTACTATGGGGAGGTCAACGTGTCACAGGAGCAACTGCCTCAG GTGCTAGAGACGGCCAAGATGTTGAAGATCAAGGGCCTGACGGAGATGCCTGAGTCCACCTCGCTCACCCGCTCCCAGGGGTCTATCTCAGAGTTCGTGTCGCACAATGACGAAGACCAGCAGAGGCTGAGCTCGTCCCCTTGCAACTCACCATCTGCTAAACGAAGGAA GTTCCGCCGCCTATCCAACGGCAGCCAGCAGCCGGCGATGGAGGCGGCGGGCTTGGAGCCGGCGCGGCAGGACGCCGTCACGCTCAGCAGCCTGCCGCAGCGCCGCTACCGCGACGAGCGCGCCGTCGACGCGCAACAACAGGTACAG ACTGAAGAGACGCCGAACAACATGCACAGCGACGACCCGCTGCTGATGGAGACCAACCCGCCCGGCCTCTCCCAGG GAGGACAGTGGAATATGATGGAGCACGCGTACCCGCGGTACTCGTGCGTAgggggcggggcggcggcgggggcgacagcgggggcggcggggggcgcggtgCAGGACGGCATGGGCGGCTACATGCTGAACCACATGGGGCTGGAGCTGGGCGAGTACGGCGCCGTGCAGCCGTCGCCGGGCCCGTCGTGCGCGGACCCGCCGGCGCCCgacccgcccgcgcccgccaaGCGCCGCCGCACCTCCAACCCGCAGGCCGAGGAGAACTTCCAGCGCGCGCTCGAGGCCGTGCGCTTCGGCGGCATCGGCTTCTGCAAGGCGGCGCGCATGTTCGGCGTCAACAACCGCACGCTGTGGCTCGAGTACAAGAAGAAGGGCTACCCCAACAACCGGCCCAGCATCAAGAGCCGCATCAAGCGCGAGCACACCACGCCGCCGCCCGAGACCAAGGACGAGCAGCCGGCGGAGCAGCAGCTGTTGGTGTGTCCGCCGCACGCCGCGCACGCCGCGCACGCCGTGCCCGTCGTCGGCTTCATCGACTCGCGCCCCGGCGACTACCCGCTGCACTCGCTCGCGCACCACTCGCCCATCAACTTGCACCAGCTCAACTTCAACACGATGCAATAG